The region TCTGTGCGAGGCGTCGCGCCGCCGTCGGATTGTCACGGGAGATCCAATCCCGCATCTCTTCGAGGTCGCGAAGCGCCGGGCCGGTCCAAAGAGCCTTCTTCTTTCCCGCCATCTCACCGCCCAAAAGAATCGAGGATCGCCTCGGCGTCAGTGTCCGGGTGCAGATCGCCTCGCTCTGCGGCGAGTGATCCCTCGCGCACGGCGTCGACGAAAACCGCGCGCGTCTCGAGCTGCTCGTAGGCGTCGAGCCCGATGAGAACCGCGACACCCCGGCCGCGGCGGGTCAACAACACGGGGCGCCGGGACGCGCATGCCTTCGTCACCATCTCGGACGCATGCGCCTTCAGATCGGTGATCGGACGGACGTCTTCACTAAATTTGGCTGTCGGCATCTGGTACCTCCAAAGGTGCCTTCAACGGCACCTGTTGAGTATACCTCCATCGGCGCACGGCACCAGCCGGAAACGATATCGGACGTTCGTGGGAGAAGGCGCCGGAAATCGACAG is a window of Pseudomonadota bacterium DNA encoding:
- a CDS encoding type II toxin-antitoxin system Phd/YefM family antitoxin, producing MPTAKFSEDVRPITDLKAHASEMVTKACASRRPVLLTRRGRGVAVLIGLDAYEQLETRAVFVDAVREGSLAAERGDLHPDTDAEAILDSFGR